Proteins encoded in a region of the Lepeophtheirus salmonis chromosome 6, UVic_Lsal_1.4, whole genome shotgun sequence genome:
- the LOC139905717 gene encoding zinc finger MYM-type protein 1-like: MGTVQILYNFIEGSPKRSAIYKSVKITSKDEEHAKVMTLKNQSATRWSLRYDAVHAVSLGMVRIMKTLIIMRKDKDTLSSSTATSLLNSIFSHEFVFGIELLKTLLRHTSSLSDELQGRKVDLTKARKHVNLVIRTLEDLKNEKILESIWKLAELKSSEMKSVFDQEDSIDLEFKEAKIPRRIKWKGTTESYFRETHFDVAINKIVLELESRFATDYTNITMDLIAIVNDSEVETCVIERVAKHYRLELEQLQSDHAFFQQFKADIDTKDMVSSQIAAELISSGVFRLMPELYKVIVILASMPISSCEAERSFSCLRRLNSSSSSTIDQRIYSWYSLMIHGYYYIK; this comes from the exons atggggacagtacaaattttatacaacttcattgaagggtcaccaaagaggtcagcaatctacaagtcggtgaagataacaagtaaagatgaggagcatgccaaggtgatgaccctgaagaaccagtctgctacccgctggagtctccgctacgatgctgtacacgctgtatctctagggatggtcagaatcatgaagaccctcataataatgagaaaagataaagatacattgtcgagttcaacagcaacttctctgctcaacagcatctttagtcacgaatttgtttttggcattgaactgttgaagacactcctcagacacacatctagcttgtcagatgaacttcaagggagaaaggttgacctaacaaaggcccggaaacacgtcaacctagtgattaggactcttgaagaccttaagaatgagaaaatcttagaatcaatctggaaacttgcggagttgaagtcgtctgagatgaaatcagtatttgaccaggaggactcaattgatttggaattcaaggaggcgaagattcccaggagaataaagtggaaaggaacaactgaatcctacttccgtgaaacacatttcgatgttgcaatcaataagattgtattagagcttgagagcagatttgccaccgattatacaaacatcacaatggatctcattgcaatcgtcaatgacagtgaagtggagacctgtgtcattgagcgtgtcgccaagcactacagacttgaactcgagcagctccagtcagaccatgcattcttccagcaattcaag gcagatattgacaccaaagacatggtttcgtcacaaattgctgcggagttaataagctcgggagtgttccgcctgatgccggagctatacaaggtgatcgttatcctggcctcaatgcccatcagcagctgtgaggcggagcggtcattctcctgtctcagaaggctcaactCTTCTTCATCGTCAACCATTGACCAACGGATATATAGTTGGTATTCTCTCATGATTCatggttattattatataaaataa